Proteins encoded in a region of the Coffea eugenioides isolate CCC68of chromosome 4, Ceug_1.0, whole genome shotgun sequence genome:
- the LOC113768303 gene encoding protein FAR1-RELATED SEQUENCE 8-like isoform X1, with the protein MEGSSEDGEQLHQDEGSEQEIDGEEVFGFESTDLGDDTNQVLAIEHVDIANTADQMLGINRDDLENDMQVLDFERNGHDHNSEQMLEIQCGNLDNGIDRDTVIDDQNLVSGAKDYLPPVVGMEFESYDDAYNYYNCYAKELGFAIRVKSSWTKRNSKEKRGAVLCCNCEGFKTMKEASSRRKETRTGCLAMIRLRLVESNRWRVDEVKIEHNHPFDPERVQNCKSHKKMDPGSKRKLEPSVDVEVRTIKLYRTPVIDTVGNRSSNERESGNQVDQSKHLKLHQGEAEYISNFFGRLQLTNPNFFYVMDLNDEGHLRNVLWIDSRSRAAYGYFGDVVAIDTTCLSKSYNIPLLLFVGVDHHLQSILLACGFLVDETMETYIWLLRAWLSCMSGRPPQTVLTDRCKALQSAISEVFPRTHHHLYLPLVMQSILDKLEVGASKVFQDVLNRTVYNSLKADEFEMAWEEMIQHFGLRDHKWLQTYYEERERWAPVYLKDTFFAGLVTFPPGDCMSPFFDGYVNSQTTLKEFFNIYELVLQKKHQKEALDDLESRKYIPVLRTRCNYEVQLSEVYTKEIFLKFQVELELMSNCFNVTQIHANGPIITYVIKERDAEGDMNNARNFEVMYDKVGLEVRCICSCFNFRGYLCRHALQILTYNGIEDIPSQYILSRWRKDFKRLYAPDIGSNVIDVTNPVQWFDHLYRRAMQVVEEGMTSQDHYTVAWQAFKESLNKVRLVADRHVQ; encoded by the coding sequence ATGGAAGGGAGTTCAGAGGATGGCGAACAACTGCACCAAGATGAAGGCAGCGAGCAAGAGATTGATGGGGAGGAAGTCTTCGGATTTGAAAGTACTGACCTTGGAGATGACACTAACCAGGTTCTTGCAATTGAACATGTTGATATAGCTAACACTGCTGATCAGATGCTTGGAATTAACAGGGATGACCTTGAGAATGACATGCAGGTGCTTGATTTTGAAAGGAATGGCCATGATCATAATAGTGAACAGATGCTTGAGATTCAATGTGGTAACCTTGACAACGGCATAGATAGAGATACAGTCATAGACGATCAGAATCTTGTCTCTGGGGCAAAGGACTATCTTCCACCTGTGGTTGGGATGGAGTTTGAATCTTATGATGATGCCTATAATTATTATAACTGCTATGCCAAAGAGCTTGGATTTGCAATCAGGGTTAAATCTTCGTGGACAAAACGTAACAGCAAGGAGAAACGTGGCGCAGTGCTCTGTTGTAACTGTGAAGGTTTCAAAACAATGAAAGAAGCAAGCAGTAgaagaaaggaaacaagaacCGGTTGCCTAGCAATGATAAGGTTGAGATTAGTGGAGTCCAACAGGTGGAGGGTGGATGAAGTGAAGATCGAACATAACCATCCATTTGACCCTGAAAGGGTTCAAAACTGTAAATCACACAAGAAGATGGACCCAGGGAGCAAGAGGAAGTTGGAACCATCTGTTGATGTGGAAGTACGGACAATCAAGTTGTATCGTACTCCTGTAATTGATACGGTGGGCAACAGAAGCTCAAATGAAAGAGAGAGTGGGAACCAAGTTGACCAGTCCAAGCATTTGAAACTTCATCAAGGCGAAGCAGAATATATATCGAACTTTTTTGGTCGGTTGCAGTTGACAAACCCCAATTTTTTCTATGTTATGGATCTAAATGATGAAGGGCATTTGAGGAATGTGCTTTGGATTGATTCCAGGTCCAGGGCTGCATATGGTTATTTTGGTGATGTGGTAGCAATCGACACAACTTGTTTGTCAAAAAGCTACAATATTCCTCTGTTGTTATTTGTTGGAGTAGATCACCATCTGCAGTCTATTTTGTTAGCTTGTGGCTTCCTTGTAGATGAAACCATGGAGACTTACATTTGGTTGCTGAGAGCATGGCTTTCATGTATGTCGGGACGTCCTCCACAAACAGTTTTAACAGACCGCTGCAAGGCCTTGCAAAGTGCAATCTCTGAGGTTTTTCCCAGGACTCACCATCATTTATATTTGCCCCTTGTCATGCAAAGCATTCTTGATAAATTAGAAGTGGGGGCATCGAAAGTCTTTCAAGATGTACTTAATAGAACAGTTTACAATTCACTGAAAGCTGATGAATTTGAAATGGCTTGGGAGGAAATGATCCAGCACTTTGGACTCAGAGATCATAAATGGCTTCAGACTTATTACGAAGAGCGAGAAAGATGGGCTCCAGTTTACTTGAAAGATACATTTTTTGCGGGACTAGTTACTTTTCCTCCAGGAGATTGCATGAGCCCTTTCTTCGATGGGTATGTAAATAGCCAGACAACCTTGAAAGAATTTTTTAATATCTATGAATTAGTTTTACAAAAGAAGCATCAGAAGGAAGCTCTTGATGACTTGGAATCAAGAAAGTATATACCCGTGTTAAGAACAAGGTGCAATTATGAGGTGCAGCTGTCTGAAGTGTACACAAAAGAAATATTTTTGAAGTTTCAAGTTGAGTTGGAACTGATGTCCAACTGTTTTAACGTGACACAAATTCATGCTAATGGCCCCATCATCACATACGTGATAAAAGAACGGGATGCTGAAGGAGACATgaataatgcaagaaattttGAAGTGATGTATGATAAAGTAGGATTAGAAGTTCGCTGTATTTGCAGCTGCTTCAATTTTAGAGGTTACCTGTGCAGACATGCTTTACAGATTCTTACCTATAACGGTATAGAGGATATCCCAAGTCAATATATCCTATCACGGTGGAGGAAGGATTTTAAGCGCTTGTATGCACCTGATATTGGCTCAAACGTGATTGATGTTACCAATCCTGTGCAATGGTTTGATCACTTGTACAGACGTGCCATGCAAGTTGTCGAGGAAGGGATGACTTCTCAAGATCATTATACGGTTGCTTGGCAAGCATTTAAGGAGTCTTTGAATAAAGTTCGTCTTGTAGCAGACAGGCATGTACAATGA
- the LOC113768303 gene encoding protein FAR1-RELATED SEQUENCE 8-like isoform X3, with protein sequence MTDDHNFSPADEGLSPNPDIEITMEGSSEDGEQLHQDEGSEQEIDGEEVFGFESTDLGDDTNQVLAIEHVDIANTADQMLGINRDDLENDMQVLDFERNGHDHNSEQMLEIQCGNLDNGIDRDTVIDDQNLVSGAKDYLPPVVGMEFESYDDAYNYYNCYAKELGFAIRVKSSWTKRNSKEKRGAVLCCNCEGFKTMKEASSRRKETRTGCLAMIRLRLVESNRWRVDEVKIEHNHPFDPERVQNCKSHKKMDPGSKRKLEPSVDVEVRTIKLYRTPVIDTVGNRSSNERESGNQVDQSKHLKLHQGEAEYISNFFGRLQLTNPNFFYVMDLNDEGHLRNVLWIDSRSRAAYGYFGDVVAIDTTCLSKSYNIPLLLFVGVDHHLQSILLACGFLVDETMETYIWLLRAWLSCMSGRPPQTVLTDRCKALQSAISEVFPRTHHHLYLPLVMQSILDKLEVGASKVFQDVLNRTVYNSLKADEFEMAWEEMIQHFGLRDHKWLQTYYEERERWAPVYLKDTFFAGLVTFPPGDCMSPFFDGYVNSQTTLKEFFNIYELVLQKKHQKEALDDLESRKYIPVLRTRCNYEVQLSEVYTKEIFLKFQVELELMSNCFNVTQIHANGPIITYVIKERDAEGDMNNARNFEVMYDKVGLEVRCICSCFNFRGYLCRHALQILTYNGIEDIPSQYILSRWRKDFKRLYAPDIGSNVIDVTNPVQWFDHLYRRAMQVVEEGMTSQDHYTVAWQAFKESLNKVRLVADRHVQ encoded by the exons ATGACGGACGACCACAATTTTTCTCCGGCCGACGAGGGCTTATCGCCGAACCCAGATATTGAAATCACC ATGGAAGGGAGTTCAGAGGATGGCGAACAACTGCACCAAGATGAAGGCAGCGAGCAAGAGATTGATGGGGAGGAAGTCTTCGGATTTGAAAGTACTGACCTTGGAGATGACACTAACCAGGTTCTTGCAATTGAACATGTTGATATAGCTAACACTGCTGATCAGATGCTTGGAATTAACAGGGATGACCTTGAGAATGACATGCAGGTGCTTGATTTTGAAAGGAATGGCCATGATCATAATAGTGAACAGATGCTTGAGATTCAATGTGGTAACCTTGACAACGGCATAGATAGAGATACAGTCATAGACGATCAGAATCTTGTCTCTGGGGCAAAGGACTATCTTCCACCTGTGGTTGGGATGGAGTTTGAATCTTATGATGATGCCTATAATTATTATAACTGCTATGCCAAAGAGCTTGGATTTGCAATCAGGGTTAAATCTTCGTGGACAAAACGTAACAGCAAGGAGAAACGTGGCGCAGTGCTCTGTTGTAACTGTGAAGGTTTCAAAACAATGAAAGAAGCAAGCAGTAgaagaaaggaaacaagaacCGGTTGCCTAGCAATGATAAGGTTGAGATTAGTGGAGTCCAACAGGTGGAGGGTGGATGAAGTGAAGATCGAACATAACCATCCATTTGACCCTGAAAGGGTTCAAAACTGTAAATCACACAAGAAGATGGACCCAGGGAGCAAGAGGAAGTTGGAACCATCTGTTGATGTGGAAGTACGGACAATCAAGTTGTATCGTACTCCTGTAATTGATACGGTGGGCAACAGAAGCTCAAATGAAAGAGAGAGTGGGAACCAAGTTGACCAGTCCAAGCATTTGAAACTTCATCAAGGCGAAGCAGAATATATATCGAACTTTTTTGGTCGGTTGCAGTTGACAAACCCCAATTTTTTCTATGTTATGGATCTAAATGATGAAGGGCATTTGAGGAATGTGCTTTGGATTGATTCCAGGTCCAGGGCTGCATATGGTTATTTTGGTGATGTGGTAGCAATCGACACAACTTGTTTGTCAAAAAGCTACAATATTCCTCTGTTGTTATTTGTTGGAGTAGATCACCATCTGCAGTCTATTTTGTTAGCTTGTGGCTTCCTTGTAGATGAAACCATGGAGACTTACATTTGGTTGCTGAGAGCATGGCTTTCATGTATGTCGGGACGTCCTCCACAAACAGTTTTAACAGACCGCTGCAAGGCCTTGCAAAGTGCAATCTCTGAGGTTTTTCCCAGGACTCACCATCATTTATATTTGCCCCTTGTCATGCAAAGCATTCTTGATAAATTAGAAGTGGGGGCATCGAAAGTCTTTCAAGATGTACTTAATAGAACAGTTTACAATTCACTGAAAGCTGATGAATTTGAAATGGCTTGGGAGGAAATGATCCAGCACTTTGGACTCAGAGATCATAAATGGCTTCAGACTTATTACGAAGAGCGAGAAAGATGGGCTCCAGTTTACTTGAAAGATACATTTTTTGCGGGACTAGTTACTTTTCCTCCAGGAGATTGCATGAGCCCTTTCTTCGATGGGTATGTAAATAGCCAGACAACCTTGAAAGAATTTTTTAATATCTATGAATTAGTTTTACAAAAGAAGCATCAGAAGGAAGCTCTTGATGACTTGGAATCAAGAAAGTATATACCCGTGTTAAGAACAAGGTGCAATTATGAGGTGCAGCTGTCTGAAGTGTACACAAAAGAAATATTTTTGAAGTTTCAAGTTGAGTTGGAACTGATGTCCAACTGTTTTAACGTGACACAAATTCATGCTAATGGCCCCATCATCACATACGTGATAAAAGAACGGGATGCTGAAGGAGACATgaataatgcaagaaattttGAAGTGATGTATGATAAAGTAGGATTAGAAGTTCGCTGTATTTGCAGCTGCTTCAATTTTAGAGGTTACCTGTGCAGACATGCTTTACAGATTCTTACCTATAACGGTATAGAGGATATCCCAAGTCAATATATCCTATCACGGTGGAGGAAGGATTTTAAGCGCTTGTATGCACCTGATATTGGCTCAAACGTGATTGATGTTACCAATCCTGTGCAATGGTTTGATCACTTGTACAGACGTGCCATGCAAGTTGTCGAGGAAGGGATGACTTCTCAAGATCATTATACGGTTGCTTGGCAAGCATTTAAGGAGTCTTTGAATAAAGTTCGTCTTGTAGCAGACAGGCATGTACAATGA
- the LOC113767649 gene encoding uncharacterized protein LOC113767649 isoform X1 has translation MAFFLGSPPPPTRLNFQASSSCSTSSSSSRFNSTAGRVHGFWTSRSKRKPRFPKIFAKASEKEDNDKPAFNPFGFVTDNPSSKSAIQLPESPAEDGNVGQMLSRIEDKGREYGSYIKSGGLRWFVRETGSAASRRGTIVFLHGAPTQSYSYRNVMSRMADSGFHCFAPDWIGFGFSDKPQPGYGFDYTEKEFHDGFDKLLDVLGVTSPFFLVVQGFLVGSYGLTWALKNQNKISKLAILNTPLTVSSPIPGLFKQLRIPFLGEFTCQNAIMAERFIEAGSAYVLKLEKAEVYRLPYLSSSGPGFALLEAAKKVNFNELLGEISCGFASGRWDKPILVAWGISDKYLPQSVAEEFQKGNPEVVKLELIEGAGHMPQEDWPEKVVDALRISF, from the exons ATGGCCTTCTTTCTGGGGTCTCCTCCTCCACCAACTCGCCTGAACTTCCAAGCTTCCTCATCTTGCTCCACCTCCTCATCTTCCTCGCGGTTCAACAGCACCGCTGGACGTGTCCATGGATTTTGGACTAGTAGAAGCAAAAGAAAACCAAGGTTTCCTAAAATCTTTGCCAAAGCttcagaaaaggaggacaatGACAAGCCAGCATTCAACCCTTTTGGATTTGTCACCGATAATCCTTCCAGTAAGAGTGCTATTCAACTCCCTGAATCCCCTGCCGAGGACGGCAATGTCGGCCAAATGCTTTCC AGAATAGAAGACAAAGGAAGGGAATATGGCTCATACATCAAATCTGGAGGGCTAAGATGGTTTGTGAGAGAAACAG GGTCAGCTGCAAGCAGACGTGGAACCATTGTGTTTCTTCATGGGGCTCCAACACAATCTTATAGCTATCGTAATGTCATGTCTCGG ATGGCAGATTCTGGGTTTCACTGCTTTGCACCAGACTGGATAGGATTTGGGTTTAGTGACAAGCCACAGCCTGGATATGGTTTTGATTACACTG AAAAAGAGTTCCATGACGGATTTGATAAGTTACTAGATGTCCTTGGGGTCACATCTCCATTTTTCCTCGTTGTTCAG GGATTCCTTGTAGGCTCTTATGGATTGACTTGGGCTTTaaagaaccaaaataaaataTCAAAGCTGGCAATTCTGAACACTCCATTGACAGTTTCATCTCCTATTCCTGGACTCTTTAAACAGCTCAG GATTCCATTCTTGGGTGAGTTCACTTGCCAGAATGCTATTATGGCTGAGAGATTTATTGAAGCAGGTAGCGC TTATGTTTTGAAGCTGGAGAAGGCTGAGGTGTACAGATTACCATATTTGTCAAGCAGCGGACCCGGATTTG CACTGCTTGAAGCAGCAAAAAAAGTGAACTTCAATGAGTTGTTGGGTGAAATTTCATGTGGGTTTGCTTCAGGAAG GTGGGATAAACCAATCTTAGTTGCATGGGGAATATCGGACAAGTATCTTCCTCAATCAGTGGCAGAAGAATTCCAGAAAGGAAATCCCGAGGTTGTCAAGCTTGAGTTAATTGAAGGTGCAGGTCATATGCCGCAAGAGGACTG GCCAGAGAAAGTTGTTGATGCCTTGAGAATATCCTTCTGA
- the LOC113767649 gene encoding uncharacterized protein LOC113767649 isoform X2, whose amino-acid sequence MAFFLGSPPPPTRLNFQASSSCSTSSSSSRFNSTAGRVHGFWTSRSKRKPRFPKIFAKASEKEDNDKPAFNPFGFVTDNPSSKSAIQLPESPAEDGNVGQMLSRIEDKGREYGSYIKSGGLRWFVRETGSAASRRGTIVFLHGAPTQSYSYRNVMSRMADSGFHCFAPDWIGFGFSDKPQPGYGFDYTEKEFHDGFDKLLDVLGVTSPFFLVVQGFLVGSYGLTWALKNQNKISKLAILNTPLTVSSPIPGLFKQLSYVLKLEKAEVYRLPYLSSSGPGFALLEAAKKVNFNELLGEISCGFASGRWDKPILVAWGISDKYLPQSVAEEFQKGNPEVVKLELIEGAGHMPQEDWPEKVVDALRISF is encoded by the exons ATGGCCTTCTTTCTGGGGTCTCCTCCTCCACCAACTCGCCTGAACTTCCAAGCTTCCTCATCTTGCTCCACCTCCTCATCTTCCTCGCGGTTCAACAGCACCGCTGGACGTGTCCATGGATTTTGGACTAGTAGAAGCAAAAGAAAACCAAGGTTTCCTAAAATCTTTGCCAAAGCttcagaaaaggaggacaatGACAAGCCAGCATTCAACCCTTTTGGATTTGTCACCGATAATCCTTCCAGTAAGAGTGCTATTCAACTCCCTGAATCCCCTGCCGAGGACGGCAATGTCGGCCAAATGCTTTCC AGAATAGAAGACAAAGGAAGGGAATATGGCTCATACATCAAATCTGGAGGGCTAAGATGGTTTGTGAGAGAAACAG GGTCAGCTGCAAGCAGACGTGGAACCATTGTGTTTCTTCATGGGGCTCCAACACAATCTTATAGCTATCGTAATGTCATGTCTCGG ATGGCAGATTCTGGGTTTCACTGCTTTGCACCAGACTGGATAGGATTTGGGTTTAGTGACAAGCCACAGCCTGGATATGGTTTTGATTACACTG AAAAAGAGTTCCATGACGGATTTGATAAGTTACTAGATGTCCTTGGGGTCACATCTCCATTTTTCCTCGTTGTTCAG GGATTCCTTGTAGGCTCTTATGGATTGACTTGGGCTTTaaagaaccaaaataaaataTCAAAGCTGGCAATTCTGAACACTCCATTGACAGTTTCATCTCCTATTCCTGGACTCTTTAAACAGCTCAG TTATGTTTTGAAGCTGGAGAAGGCTGAGGTGTACAGATTACCATATTTGTCAAGCAGCGGACCCGGATTTG CACTGCTTGAAGCAGCAAAAAAAGTGAACTTCAATGAGTTGTTGGGTGAAATTTCATGTGGGTTTGCTTCAGGAAG GTGGGATAAACCAATCTTAGTTGCATGGGGAATATCGGACAAGTATCTTCCTCAATCAGTGGCAGAAGAATTCCAGAAAGGAAATCCCGAGGTTGTCAAGCTTGAGTTAATTGAAGGTGCAGGTCATATGCCGCAAGAGGACTG GCCAGAGAAAGTTGTTGATGCCTTGAGAATATCCTTCTGA
- the LOC113768303 gene encoding protein FAR1-RELATED SEQUENCE 8-like isoform X2: protein MTDDHNFSPADEGLSPNPDIEITMEGSSEDGEQLHQDEGSEQEIDGEEVFGFESTDLGDDTNQVLDFERNGHDHNSEQMLEIQCGNLDNGIDRDTVIDDQNLVSGAKDYLPPVVGMEFESYDDAYNYYNCYAKELGFAIRVKSSWTKRNSKEKRGAVLCCNCEGFKTMKEASSRRKETRTGCLAMIRLRLVESNRWRVDEVKIEHNHPFDPERVQNCKSHKKMDPGSKRKLEPSVDVEVRTIKLYRTPVIDTVGNRSSNERESGNQVDQSKHLKLHQGEAEYISNFFGRLQLTNPNFFYVMDLNDEGHLRNVLWIDSRSRAAYGYFGDVVAIDTTCLSKSYNIPLLLFVGVDHHLQSILLACGFLVDETMETYIWLLRAWLSCMSGRPPQTVLTDRCKALQSAISEVFPRTHHHLYLPLVMQSILDKLEVGASKVFQDVLNRTVYNSLKADEFEMAWEEMIQHFGLRDHKWLQTYYEERERWAPVYLKDTFFAGLVTFPPGDCMSPFFDGYVNSQTTLKEFFNIYELVLQKKHQKEALDDLESRKYIPVLRTRCNYEVQLSEVYTKEIFLKFQVELELMSNCFNVTQIHANGPIITYVIKERDAEGDMNNARNFEVMYDKVGLEVRCICSCFNFRGYLCRHALQILTYNGIEDIPSQYILSRWRKDFKRLYAPDIGSNVIDVTNPVQWFDHLYRRAMQVVEEGMTSQDHYTVAWQAFKESLNKVRLVADRHVQ from the exons ATGACGGACGACCACAATTTTTCTCCGGCCGACGAGGGCTTATCGCCGAACCCAGATATTGAAATCACC ATGGAAGGGAGTTCAGAGGATGGCGAACAACTGCACCAAGATGAAGGCAGCGAGCAAGAGATTGATGGGGAGGAAGTCTTCGGATTTGAAAGTACTGACCTTGGAGATGACACTAACCAG GTGCTTGATTTTGAAAGGAATGGCCATGATCATAATAGTGAACAGATGCTTGAGATTCAATGTGGTAACCTTGACAACGGCATAGATAGAGATACAGTCATAGACGATCAGAATCTTGTCTCTGGGGCAAAGGACTATCTTCCACCTGTGGTTGGGATGGAGTTTGAATCTTATGATGATGCCTATAATTATTATAACTGCTATGCCAAAGAGCTTGGATTTGCAATCAGGGTTAAATCTTCGTGGACAAAACGTAACAGCAAGGAGAAACGTGGCGCAGTGCTCTGTTGTAACTGTGAAGGTTTCAAAACAATGAAAGAAGCAAGCAGTAgaagaaaggaaacaagaacCGGTTGCCTAGCAATGATAAGGTTGAGATTAGTGGAGTCCAACAGGTGGAGGGTGGATGAAGTGAAGATCGAACATAACCATCCATTTGACCCTGAAAGGGTTCAAAACTGTAAATCACACAAGAAGATGGACCCAGGGAGCAAGAGGAAGTTGGAACCATCTGTTGATGTGGAAGTACGGACAATCAAGTTGTATCGTACTCCTGTAATTGATACGGTGGGCAACAGAAGCTCAAATGAAAGAGAGAGTGGGAACCAAGTTGACCAGTCCAAGCATTTGAAACTTCATCAAGGCGAAGCAGAATATATATCGAACTTTTTTGGTCGGTTGCAGTTGACAAACCCCAATTTTTTCTATGTTATGGATCTAAATGATGAAGGGCATTTGAGGAATGTGCTTTGGATTGATTCCAGGTCCAGGGCTGCATATGGTTATTTTGGTGATGTGGTAGCAATCGACACAACTTGTTTGTCAAAAAGCTACAATATTCCTCTGTTGTTATTTGTTGGAGTAGATCACCATCTGCAGTCTATTTTGTTAGCTTGTGGCTTCCTTGTAGATGAAACCATGGAGACTTACATTTGGTTGCTGAGAGCATGGCTTTCATGTATGTCGGGACGTCCTCCACAAACAGTTTTAACAGACCGCTGCAAGGCCTTGCAAAGTGCAATCTCTGAGGTTTTTCCCAGGACTCACCATCATTTATATTTGCCCCTTGTCATGCAAAGCATTCTTGATAAATTAGAAGTGGGGGCATCGAAAGTCTTTCAAGATGTACTTAATAGAACAGTTTACAATTCACTGAAAGCTGATGAATTTGAAATGGCTTGGGAGGAAATGATCCAGCACTTTGGACTCAGAGATCATAAATGGCTTCAGACTTATTACGAAGAGCGAGAAAGATGGGCTCCAGTTTACTTGAAAGATACATTTTTTGCGGGACTAGTTACTTTTCCTCCAGGAGATTGCATGAGCCCTTTCTTCGATGGGTATGTAAATAGCCAGACAACCTTGAAAGAATTTTTTAATATCTATGAATTAGTTTTACAAAAGAAGCATCAGAAGGAAGCTCTTGATGACTTGGAATCAAGAAAGTATATACCCGTGTTAAGAACAAGGTGCAATTATGAGGTGCAGCTGTCTGAAGTGTACACAAAAGAAATATTTTTGAAGTTTCAAGTTGAGTTGGAACTGATGTCCAACTGTTTTAACGTGACACAAATTCATGCTAATGGCCCCATCATCACATACGTGATAAAAGAACGGGATGCTGAAGGAGACATgaataatgcaagaaattttGAAGTGATGTATGATAAAGTAGGATTAGAAGTTCGCTGTATTTGCAGCTGCTTCAATTTTAGAGGTTACCTGTGCAGACATGCTTTACAGATTCTTACCTATAACGGTATAGAGGATATCCCAAGTCAATATATCCTATCACGGTGGAGGAAGGATTTTAAGCGCTTGTATGCACCTGATATTGGCTCAAACGTGATTGATGTTACCAATCCTGTGCAATGGTTTGATCACTTGTACAGACGTGCCATGCAAGTTGTCGAGGAAGGGATGACTTCTCAAGATCATTATACGGTTGCTTGGCAAGCATTTAAGGAGTCTTTGAATAAAGTTCGTCTTGTAGCAGACAGGCATGTACAATGA